The Methanomethylovorans hollandica DSM 15978 genome includes a region encoding these proteins:
- the cobN gene encoding cobaltochelatase subunit CobN gives MVILRTTIGTFGKQKIVALMLALLCVTILLLPASMAAPSADATEDLETSMIFVSNTTSDADGNFMFTDVPNGNYVIKSVIYSSAMGGMWLTNMTEVTIENGQAVADIDLSMRKNDAIDHEEILSALRTTTVSGKTVSKTGEARTDVDVVLTLEDGSFYANTTSDQYGNFVLTGIPDGNYVLKSVVYSTAMSGMWLTNVTNIAVQSEQAVNDLSLSMRKNDDVDHETILALLNSISSLERTTISGKTISKTGEARADVDIVLFKEVNTIVSEPDNATDTSDSILKTELTFFSNTTSDVDGNFMFTDVPNGNYTLKSVIYSSAMGGMWLTNVTEVSVEGGQSVSDLNLSMRKNDDIDHEEILSALRTTTVSGKTVSKTGENRTDVDVVLTLEDGSFYANTTSDQYGNFVLTGIPDGNYVLKSVVYSTAMSGMWLTNVTSFSVQDGQAMTDLILPMRKNDDVDHEAILALLDSISSLERTTISGKTISKTGEGRADVAVLLFKKTYTTSTTQLSNAPHLNVAIITGYSSHDAQLANFVSRVNSNPGMNITASYCLADKLSGDEDLSQMDIIYVNMFTQTAYKLQGTVDAAIANGCVVIGYNTYLNENIPFIPSRFSDEDTFKSYLQDYWLNGASNDENFDNLIFYLASEYYGRTDLDVQEPIGPPEGAIYHPSMTGTSMDLFTNSSSAYFQWYANRTEGHSFDANAPTVGIAFYKSYYPLDMEPLDKLIKGFEARGVNVVACYGSSTAPMDDFLNHSTDTKVDVVISFLYRGNYFDIDRLNVPVINGVLNGYMSLEEWKETTTPIPVQYMLRLYGPETMGLIDPIMIAAEENDTLAGTEIYASEPSQVEWLTNRTLAQAGLGEKDDAEKKVAIIYYNHGAGKDNIGASYLEVVPSIRNLLEAMADAGYNVDISKMPNETALVDLIVHQGTNVGGWAPGELERLVENGSVELIPQATYEAWFDALPEDRREEVISMWGEAPGDLMVYTADNGKKYIVIPKIEVSDNVILAPQPTRGWLENNDVLYHDSELPPHHQYIAFYLWLQHEYGADVMVNMGRHGTVEWLPGKDFCLLSEEWPAIMTGDIPVIYPYVMDGMGEGMQAKRRGNAVIIDHLIPPVISAGLYGNYSVLSSEITTYQTSTTESESLKQSHLQEIIDLVVDLGIDEQVNMNLSQDNETIDAFLEEVDDVLSDLKGQSMPYGLHILGEAPQGDKLVGMVNSMLGDDFSTQVSVYNNSENASTDLLSKVLLENMSSSEAQMQVLGTTSADMDVQLNTALNYTELLIESENEIRQILRAMDGEYIAANIGGDPVLRPETLPSGRNFYAFDEQLLPTKQAWEEGKVLVDQWLAEYYAENGEYPTKVGYILWAGESTRHEGIMESQIFYLLGVEPVWDDGNEVTGIQLINSSELGRPRIDVIVQISGLYRDTFPMKVELIDQAVRLAYEQDEQDNYVRMNTDALQAVFDQNIQDVNLSRDIALFRIFGPADGAYGTGMANAASASDTWSNSTELAELYIDRMSYVYGENIWGQTIADYIEQQTGQAIDVDSSLVFESNLDGTQAIFHSRSSSTYGSMDTDDFYQYMGGLYNAIKYISGIAPDTYVVDLQDLDDLQIETLQNYIANELYARYFNPAWITGMQEHGFEGAKEMESFMENLWGWEAMGSEFISDDVWDKVYGTYMADAELSEWIQNNNAYAYQAMNARMIETIRKGNWEPSEEVLNSLVKEYAESVVADGVTCCHHTCGNPLLDEFVQGVMSVPGVVDEQTAATYKNIMDKATSEPVKQSTSSHSSSSGSSGPKLEITNQATDPTSNQTMESQIGAGEDLSVQAPRSTPENYVEGYEMTKETVSQPESSSNKFSGSDVVAFLLVAGAVGAVFIGFMRKRRM, from the coding sequence GTGGTTATCTTGAGAACAACGATAGGAACTTTTGGAAAGCAAAAAATAGTTGCACTAATGTTAGCATTATTATGTGTCACTATCTTACTATTGCCAGCATCTATGGCTGCTCCATCTGCTGATGCAACAGAAGACTTAGAAACCAGTATGATCTTTGTCAGCAACACCACAAGTGATGCTGATGGTAATTTCATGTTCACGGATGTGCCGAATGGCAATTATGTGATCAAATCTGTTATTTACAGTTCTGCAATGGGAGGTATGTGGCTCACGAACATGACCGAAGTTACCATAGAGAACGGACAGGCAGTGGCCGATATTGATCTTTCCATGAGGAAGAACGATGCTATCGATCACGAAGAAATATTATCTGCACTTCGAACAACAACAGTATCAGGGAAAACGGTATCAAAAACAGGAGAAGCCAGGACAGATGTTGATGTTGTGCTTACCCTTGAAGATGGCAGTTTCTACGCCAATACAACCAGCGATCAATATGGGAACTTTGTTCTCACCGGCATACCCGATGGCAATTATGTACTCAAGTCAGTGGTTTACAGTACCGCAATGAGTGGCATGTGGCTTACCAATGTGACAAACATCGCAGTCCAGAGTGAGCAAGCGGTAAACGATCTCAGCTTGTCAATGAGGAAGAACGATGATGTTGATCATGAGACCATACTTGCTCTGCTGAACAGTATAAGCTCTCTGGAAAGAACGACCATCTCAGGTAAAACTATATCCAAGACCGGTGAAGCCAGGGCAGATGTGGATATTGTCCTTTTCAAGGAAGTTAATACAATAGTCAGTGAACCCGATAACGCTACTGATACAAGTGACTCCATCCTTAAAACAGAGCTTACTTTTTTCAGCAACACTACGAGTGATGTTGATGGCAATTTCATGTTCACGGATGTGCCGAATGGCAATTACACCCTCAAATCCGTTATCTACAGTTCTGCAATGGGTGGCATGTGGCTTACTAACGTGACCGAAGTTAGCGTAGAAGGTGGTCAGTCAGTTTCTGATCTTAATCTTTCCATGCGGAAGAATGACGACATTGACCATGAAGAAATATTATCTGCACTTCGAACAACAACAGTATCAGGAAAGACCGTTTCAAAAACAGGTGAGAACAGGACGGATGTTGATGTTGTGCTCACCCTCGAAGATGGCAGTTTCTACGCCAATACAACCAGTGATCAATATGGGAACTTTGTTCTCACCGGAATACCCGATGGCAATTATGTACTCAAATCAGTGGTTTACAGTACTGCTATGAGTGGCATGTGGCTCACCAATGTAACAAGCTTCTCAGTCCAGGATGGCCAAGCGATGACCGATCTCATCCTGCCTATGAGGAAGAACGATGATGTTGACCATGAGGCCATACTTGCTCTGCTGGACAGTATCAGCTCTCTGGAAAGAACGACCATCTCCGGTAAAACAATATCCAAGACCGGTGAAGGCAGGGCTGATGTGGCTGTGCTGCTCTTTAAAAAGACTTATACCACTTCAACCACTCAATTATCAAATGCACCACATCTGAACGTGGCTATAATTACAGGCTATTCAAGCCATGATGCACAACTTGCCAATTTTGTTTCACGGGTAAACAGTAACCCTGGCATGAACATCACAGCTAGTTACTGTCTTGCGGACAAGCTCAGTGGTGATGAGGATCTTAGCCAGATGGATATAATTTATGTCAATATGTTCACCCAGACGGCCTATAAGCTGCAGGGGACAGTTGATGCTGCCATTGCAAATGGGTGTGTTGTCATTGGTTACAATACATATCTCAATGAAAACATTCCCTTCATTCCATCACGTTTCAGTGATGAGGACACTTTTAAGTCATACCTGCAGGACTACTGGCTGAATGGCGCATCCAATGATGAGAATTTTGATAATCTCATTTTCTATCTGGCTTCTGAATACTATGGAAGGACAGATCTGGATGTCCAGGAACCTATAGGGCCACCTGAAGGTGCTATCTATCATCCCTCAATGACAGGTACATCTATGGACCTATTCACAAACAGTAGCAGTGCATACTTCCAGTGGTATGCCAACAGGACCGAAGGGCACAGCTTTGATGCAAATGCACCCACCGTAGGTATTGCATTTTATAAATCGTACTACCCTCTCGATATGGAACCATTGGACAAGCTTATCAAAGGATTTGAGGCAAGAGGGGTCAATGTAGTAGCATGTTATGGTTCTTCAACTGCCCCAATGGATGATTTCCTTAACCACAGTACTGACACTAAGGTAGATGTGGTCATATCGTTCCTTTACCGTGGCAACTATTTTGACATCGACAGACTGAACGTGCCTGTAATCAATGGTGTGCTGAACGGTTACATGAGCCTCGAAGAATGGAAGGAAACAACCACCCCGATCCCGGTGCAATATATGCTTAGGCTTTATGGTCCTGAGACAATGGGACTCATTGATCCGATTATGATAGCTGCAGAGGAAAATGATACATTGGCTGGTACGGAAATTTATGCCTCTGAGCCCTCCCAGGTGGAGTGGCTGACAAACCGCACTTTGGCCCAGGCCGGGCTTGGAGAAAAAGATGACGCAGAAAAGAAGGTCGCAATCATCTATTACAACCACGGAGCTGGAAAAGACAACATAGGTGCATCCTATCTTGAGGTTGTACCCAGTATACGCAATCTGCTGGAGGCTATGGCAGATGCAGGTTATAATGTTGATATAAGCAAGATGCCCAATGAAACTGCATTGGTAGACCTGATAGTACATCAGGGTACTAATGTGGGTGGCTGGGCTCCCGGAGAACTTGAAAGACTTGTAGAGAACGGTAGCGTTGAGCTTATTCCTCAGGCTACTTATGAAGCATGGTTCGATGCCTTACCTGAAGACAGAAGAGAAGAGGTAATATCCATGTGGGGAGAAGCACCGGGAGATTTAATGGTCTACACAGCTGACAATGGTAAAAAGTACATTGTGATCCCGAAGATAGAGGTCAGTGATAATGTTATCCTTGCACCTCAACCCACAAGGGGATGGCTGGAGAATAATGATGTGCTCTATCATGATTCGGAGTTGCCCCCACATCACCAGTACATAGCTTTCTATCTGTGGCTTCAGCATGAATATGGAGCGGATGTCATGGTCAATATGGGACGTCATGGGACTGTTGAGTGGCTTCCCGGAAAGGATTTCTGTCTCCTTAGCGAGGAGTGGCCTGCAATTATGACAGGGGACATACCTGTGATATACCCATATGTAATGGATGGTATGGGGGAAGGTATGCAAGCCAAGCGCAGAGGCAATGCAGTAATCATCGACCACCTTATACCACCTGTGATATCTGCCGGACTTTATGGGAATTACAGTGTACTCAGCAGTGAAATAACCACTTATCAGACATCTACTACGGAGTCTGAATCACTTAAACAGTCTCATTTGCAGGAGATCATCGACCTGGTGGTTGATCTGGGAATTGATGAACAAGTAAATATGAACCTCTCACAGGACAACGAAACGATTGATGCGTTCCTGGAAGAAGTTGATGATGTTCTTTCTGATCTCAAAGGCCAGTCTATGCCTTACGGTCTGCACATACTCGGGGAAGCCCCTCAAGGGGACAAGCTTGTGGGAATGGTCAACTCCATGCTAGGTGATGATTTTTCCACGCAGGTATCAGTTTACAATAATTCAGAAAACGCATCAACTGACCTGCTTTCAAAAGTCCTGCTTGAGAACATGAGTTCCAGTGAAGCTCAGATGCAAGTGCTGGGAACAACTTCCGCAGACATGGATGTGCAGCTGAATACTGCTCTTAATTACACAGAGCTCCTCATAGAATCTGAAAACGAGATCAGGCAGATCCTCCGTGCAATGGATGGGGAATACATAGCAGCAAATATCGGAGGAGATCCGGTACTTCGTCCTGAAACACTTCCTTCAGGCAGGAACTTCTATGCATTCGATGAACAGCTCCTCCCAACAAAACAGGCATGGGAAGAAGGCAAGGTCCTTGTTGATCAGTGGCTTGCAGAATACTACGCAGAGAATGGTGAATATCCAACTAAGGTAGGATACATTCTATGGGCAGGAGAGTCAACACGTCACGAAGGTATAATGGAATCCCAGATCTTCTATCTCCTCGGAGTTGAACCTGTATGGGATGATGGTAATGAAGTAACGGGTATTCAACTGATCAATTCATCAGAACTTGGAAGACCGCGCATAGATGTGATAGTTCAGATCTCAGGACTCTACAGAGATACTTTCCCCATGAAAGTAGAACTCATTGACCAGGCTGTCAGGCTTGCCTACGAGCAGGATGAACAGGACAACTATGTACGTATGAATACGGATGCTTTGCAGGCGGTATTTGATCAGAATATTCAGGATGTAAACCTCTCTCGGGACATTGCGTTGTTCAGGATATTCGGTCCTGCTGACGGGGCCTATGGTACAGGGATGGCTAATGCAGCATCTGCAAGCGATACATGGAGCAACAGCACAGAACTTGCAGAATTATATATCGACAGGATGAGCTATGTTTACGGAGAAAATATCTGGGGACAGACCATAGCTGATTATATCGAGCAGCAAACTGGCCAGGCCATAGACGTAGACAGTTCTCTGGTATTCGAAAGCAACCTTGATGGCACACAAGCCATCTTCCATAGCAGGAGTTCAAGCACGTATGGTTCGATGGATACCGATGATTTCTATCAGTATATGGGTGGTCTCTACAATGCTATCAAATACATATCTGGTATCGCTCCTGATACATATGTAGTGGATCTCCAGGATCTTGACGACCTGCAAATAGAAACTCTCCAAAACTACATTGCAAATGAACTGTATGCGAGATACTTCAATCCTGCCTGGATAACCGGAATGCAGGAGCATGGTTTTGAAGGTGCTAAAGAGATGGAGAGTTTCATGGAGAATCTCTGGGGATGGGAAGCAATGGGCTCCGAGTTCATAAGCGATGATGTCTGGGACAAAGTCTATGGGACATACATGGCTGATGCTGAACTGAGTGAATGGATACAGAACAACAATGCATATGCATATCAGGCTATGAATGCCAGGATGATAGAAACTATCAGGAAAGGTAATTGGGAACCATCGGAAGAGGTTCTGAATAGCCTGGTGAAAGAATATGCTGAGTCTGTGGTAGCTGATGGGGTAACGTGTTGTCACCACACATGCGGTAACCCCCTGCTGGATGAATTCGTACAGGGTGTGATGTCTGTTCCAGGTGTTGTGGATGAGCAAACCGCTGCCACCTACAAGAATATCATGGATAAAGCAACAAGCGAGCCTGTGAAGCAAAGCACCTCCAGCCACAGCAGCAGCAGTGGTTCCAGCGGTCCTAAACTGGAGATTACCAACCAGGCTACGGATCCTACATCTAACCAGACCATGGAGTCACAGATAGGTGCAGGTGAAGATCTTAGTGTGCAAGCTCCGAGGTCAACCCCTGAGAACTATGTGGAAGGCTATGAGATGACCAAGGAAACTGTATCTCAACCAGAGAGCAGCAGCAATAAATTCTCTGGTTCGGACGTAGTAGCCTTCTTACTGGTGGCAGGAGCAGTTGGTGCAGTCTTTATAGGATTCATGAGAAAGAGGAGGATGTGA